From a single Brassica oleracea var. oleracea cultivar TO1000 chromosome C5, BOL, whole genome shotgun sequence genomic region:
- the LOC106292208 gene encoding uncharacterized protein LOC106292208: MARLGPLLDEITTNDVAANEPLPPPPRRKPGRHPGRRTVNASPLQGASSKKRLASVKPHVCRRKLTDGKDKTDKANKRQRKNKDSTSDGIPRDQEGTTSENLPIWHGAGGLALFWKQELHLKILDSSPNVIDTIIVFEGKKFYSFFVYGNTDKKLRQNLWDHLLGLALSREDAWSVTGDLNDILSNDEKNGGSIRLEGSFSSLRTFFSEADLFDLQHTGDPLSWMGKRGNDVVRCRLDRAVANTRWAECFPSARCQYLGFEGSDHKPLISLLIKVGEEGEAKKIVADAWISDPFSTVTEKLVTARSAISAWNHTQQQNSMKIIEQKREELNAALSRPVEDTSLIQEISTQLSAAYAAEEEYWKQQIRLLWLNLGDRNT; this comes from the exons ATGGCCAGACTTGGCCCCCTGCTTGACGAGATCACCACAAATGACGTTGCGGCCAATGAGCCTCTGCCACCACCACCAAGAAGAAAGCCAGGGAGACACCCGGGGAGACGAACTGTTAATGCTAGCCCGCTACAAGGTGCAAGCTCCAAGAAGAGGCTAGCAAGCGTTAAACCCCATGTCTGTCGCAGGAAGCTTACAGATGGGAAAGATAAAACAGATAAAGCTAATAAAAGGCAGAGGAAGAACAAAGACTCAACTAGCGACGGGATTCCGCGTGATCAAGAAGGGACAACCTCAGAGAACCTTCCTATCT GGCACGGAGCTGGAGGCTTGGCCCTCTTCTGGAAACAAGAGCTTCACCTGAAGATTTTAGATTCTAGTCCAAATGTAATCGATACTATCATTGTATTTGAAGGGAAAAAGTTCTACTCTTTTTTCGTGTATGGAAACACTGATAAAAAGCTAAGACAAAACTTGTGGGATCATCTCCTTGGCTTAGCTCTGTCTCGGGAAGATGCTTGGTCTGTTACAGGTGACTTAAATGACATATTGAGCAATGACGAAAAGAATGGAGGATCAATACGACTGGAAGGATCCTTCTCGAGCCTCAGAACTTTCTTCTCCGAAGCAGACCTCTTTGATCTCCAACATACCGGAGACCCTTTGTCTTGGATGGGTAAACGAGGAAACGATGTCGTCCGGTGTAGACTGGACAGAGCGGTCGCAAACACTCGATGGGCTGAGTGCTTCCCCTCGGCTCGATGTCAATATCTTGGTTTCGAGGGCTCTGATCATAAACCACTCATATCTCTGTTGATAAAGGTGGGAGAAGAAGGCGAG GCAAAGAAGATTGTTGCAGACGCTTGGATAAGCGACCCTTTCTCTACCGTTACCGAAAAACTAGTGACTGCTAGGAGTGCAATCTCAGCTTGGAACCACACTCAACAGCAAAATAGCATGAAGATAATTGAGCAGAAGCGGGAAGAATTGAATGCGGCTCTCTCTAGGCCTGTGGAGGACACATCGTTAATCCAAGAAATTTCGACTCAACTATCAGCAGCTTATGCAGCAGAGGAAGAGTATTGGAAACAGCAAATTAGGCTTCTCTGGCTCAATCTGGGTGATAGGAACACATGA
- the LOC106294174 gene encoding uncharacterized protein At1g43920, Chloroplastic-like — MMSSGCEDSSVNTMGIRGIPEQCGCGRRTGIYTSKTKVNPGRTFFRCPTFQNDHLYKWVDEAVYEEVQDALPKVECFASDVMKIKMEIESMKTVEEELKEDVWKASNELKKLNVIMKVGFLVVCLGVVICLVLIMFDKADGLSLNS, encoded by the exons ATGATGAGTTCGGGTTGTGAGGATTCGTCTGTGAATACGATGGGAATTCGTGGTATCCCGGAGCAATGCGGGTGTGGTCGAAGAACTGGGATATACACATCAAAAACGAAGGTCAATCCAGGAAGAACTTTCTTTAGATGCCCAACGTTTCAAAAT GATCACTTGTATAAATGGGTAGATGAAGCTGTCTACGAAGAGGTTCAAGATGCATTGCCAAAAGTTGAGTGCTTTGCATCAGATGTTATGAAAATTAAAATGGAGATCGAAAGCATGAAAACCGTGGAGGAAGAGTTGAAAGAAGATGTCTGGAAGGCGAGCAATGAACTTAAGAAGCTGAATGTGATCATGAAAGTGGGTTTTCTGGTGGTTTGTTTAGGCGTTGTGATATGTCTTGTGTTGATCATGTTTGACAAAGCAGATGGATTGTCTTTGAATAGCTAG
- the LOC106292209 gene encoding uncharacterized protein LOC106292209, translating to MVKTKFTRNGREVMIFGAMRNFDYGSDEAIQESKKGGERDASVSLSSPERSRIRKGVEGISMLASTEASKASKTRRGTSYGSPASSPEKTTRRGTSYGSPSPVKATRRGSTLSPRVAKKQKVNVASSGDDKEEWPETEMLASTVAKKTRRGTSYGGSPVSPRQSKKQKVNSEKSLGDDGDEREEFLQIVVNEEEEFGDIGDDGREDENGIAGIEEFGCTNLSLYFGDKAKNDDCEVDEDEGDDDDKILDHVSSDDENEEEMIPAQAYREDTDPEELLRLGKTFSDAEDFKHACLRYTLKTRYNIKYYRSSSLKMGAKCAAEMRDDEARCPWMVYCSYDRRKQKLMVKTYVNDHKCERTGYSKILKRSAIASLFAERLRLNPKLTAKEILSEILREDIETIPGATVGSKKRFYRLYMCFQAQKEAWKKTCRPVIGLDGAFLKWDIKGQLLAAVGRDGDNRIVPIAWAVVEIENDTNWDWFVKRLALDLGLENGNGFVIMSDKQKGLVKAVHTLLPEAEHRQCCRHIYESWRKGGKDLRLQRFFWFIARSYTTGMFNHNMDELKNYDPGAHASLIKTKPETWSRAFFKIGSYCNDNLNNLCESFNKTIGEPRKKPLLDMLEEIRCQCMTRNYNRSKMAKDRKTRFIQKTHKELDKVEKKSKECSLRWAIGPKTEVEDKDQSYVVNLENETCACRSWQMNGIPFIHAAKVILATQPISGVKPTVLGSDL from the exons ATGGTAAAGACGAAGTTCACAAGGAATGGAAGGGAGGTAATGATTTTCGGAGCGATGAGAAATTTCGATTACGGGAGTGACGAAGCGATTCAAGAGTCGAAGAAGGGTGGAGAACGCGATGCTTCTGTGAGTTTGTCATCGCCGGAGAGATCGAGGATCCGTAAAGGCGTTGAAGGGATTTCAATGTTGGCATCTACAGAGGCGTCGAAGGCGTCGAAGACAAGGCGGGGAACTTCATATGGGTCGCCTGCGTCATCTCCGGAGAAGACCACGAGGCGGGGAACTTCATATGGGTCGCCATCTCCGGTGAAGGCCACGAGGCGTGGTTCAACTCTGTCTCCTAGAGTTGCGAAGAAGCAGAAGGTAAATGTGGCTTCTTCTGGTGATGACAAAGAAGAATGGCCAGAGACTGAGATGTTGGCATCAACAGTTGCGAAGAAGACAAGGCGGGGAACTTCATATGGTGGGTCGCCTGTGTCTCCTAGACAATCGAAGAAGCAGAAGGTAAACTCGGAGAAGAGTCTAGGTGATGATGGTGATGAGAGAGAAGAATTTCTCCAGATTGTGGTAAATGAAGAAGAGGAATTTGGAGATATAGGTGATGATGGTAGGGAAGATGAGAACGGTATTGCTGGCATTGAGGAATTTGGTTGTACAAATTTGAGTCTTTATTTTGGTGATAAAGCAAAAAATGATGACTGTGAGGTTGATGAAGACGAAGGGGATGATGATGATAAAATCCTTGATCATGTGTCATCAGATGATGAGAATGAAGAGGAGATGATACCTGCGCAAGCTTATAGAGAAGACACTGATCCAGAGGAGCTCCTTCGGCTAGGCAAGACATTTTCAGATGCTGAGGACTTCAAACATGCTTGTCTCAGGTATACCCTGAAAACCAGATACAACATCAAGTACTACAGATCCAGTAGCTTGAAGATGGGGGCAAAATGTGCCGCTGAGATGAGAGATGATGAGGCTCGATGTCCCTGGATGGTCTACTGTTCGTATGATAGGAGGAAACAGAAGTTGATGGTAAAGACATATGTCAATGACCATAAATGTGAGAGGACAGGGTATTCCAAGATACTTAAGAGGTCAGCAATTGCAAGTCTATTTGCTGAGAGGTTAAGGCTGAATCCTAAGCTCACAGCAAAGGAGATACTGTCTGAGATCTTGAGGGA AGATATTGAGACCATACCAGGAGCCACGGTTGGAAGCAAGAAGAGGTTCTACAGGCTCTACATGTGTTTCCAAGCACAAAAGGAAGCATGGAAGAAGACTTGTAGGCCTGTTATTGGCTTAGATGGAGCCTTTTTGAAATGGGACATCAAGGGACAGTTGTTGGCTGCGGTTGGAAGAGATGGAGACAATAGGATTGTCCCTATTGCTTGGGCTGTAGTGGAGATAGAGAATGATACAAACTGGGATTGGTTTGTGAAGCGTTTGGCCTTGGATTTGGGATTGGAAAATGGGAACGGCTTTGTTATAATGTCTGACAAACAAAAG GGATTAGTGAAGGCAGTTCATACCCTCCTTCCAGAAGCTGAGCATAGACAGTGTTGTCGCCATATATACGAGAGCTGGAGGAAAGGTGGAAAAGATCTAAGGTTACAGAGGTTCTTCTGGTTCATTGCAAGGAGCTACACTACTGGTATGTTCAACCACAACATGGACGAGCTTAAGAACTATGATCCTGGCGCACATGCATCTCTGATAAAGACAAAGCCAGAGACTTGGTCTAGAGCTTTCTTCAAGATAGGCTCCTACTGCAATGATAATCTGAACAACTTGTGTGAGTCCTTCAACAAGACCATCGGGGAGCCTAGGAAGAAGCCTCTGCTAGACATGTTAGAGGAGATAAGGTGCCAATGTATGACTAGGAACTACAATAGGTCTAAGATGGCTAAGGACAGGAAGACTAGGTTCATCCAGAAGACACATAAAGAGTTAGACAAGGTTGAGAAGAAGTCAAAAGAGTGTAGTCTGCGTTGGGCAATTGGGCCAAAGACTGAGGTGGAGGATAAAGACCAGTCATATGTGGTGAATTTGGAGAATGAGACTTGTGCATGTCGAAGCTGGCAAATGAATGGTATTCCTTTCATCCATGCTGCTAAGGTCATCCTTGCTACACAACCTATAAGTGGCGTGAAACCTACAGTTTTGGGATCAGACCTGTAA
- the LOC106293042 gene encoding probable RNA-binding protein 19 isoform X1, with protein sequence MVNTCSITLFFLMWLSYLRTVFYTSTTLQRSSAKGFKGYITLFSRNFSYEDYLRRAITKGRLDETSYEEGEGLDGTPSFVEAVAVRRKTISVGNLPCPTVIRDIIDLYKDVGQVVHVRLVTDCKGKQNGMCYIEFASAKEAGKAMKKKYLHGQKLYSYPAEEFPNLPRPKYCIDHNVWYEDQLGRENRLIDEELEEGFGETRDFAEEVALRKKTLFVYNLSPNVTTRQISAYYKNVGEVCRVRLVVNREGEHVGCGFVEFASAVEAKKALLYESRALNIHIISDVVEMSPYPIRPKYNLAEKLWRNEEYLLPVSLPIEGDYLEKPEVTKLFCGKRITFSDDD encoded by the exons ATGGTGAATACTTGCTCGATCACATTGTTTTTCTTGATGTGGCTAAGCTACCTCCGTACCGTCTTCTACACCA GTACAACCTTGCAGAGAAGCTCTGCTAAGGGATTTAAGGGATACATCACTTTGTTCTCTCGAAATTTCAGTTACGAAGACTATCTTCGACGAGCGATCACAAAAGGAAGACTTGATGAAACTTCCTATGAAGAAGGAGAAGGCCTTGATGGAACTCCAAGTTTTGTTGAG GCAGTTGCTGTAAGACGTAAGACTATCTCCGTCGGCAATCTCCCTTGCCCAACTGTAATACGAGATAT CATCGATTTATACAAAGATGTTGGACAAGTTGTTCATGTTCGACTTGTTACAGACTGCAAGGGCAAGCAAAATGGCATGTGCTATATTGAGTTTGCTTCTGCTAAAGAAGCAGGGAAG GCGATGAAAAAGAAGTATTTGCATGGTCAAAAATTGTATAGTTATCCGGCTGAGGAATTTCCAAACCTTCCGCGTCCCAA GTATTGCATCGATCACAATGTTTG GTACGAAGATCAACTTGGACGAGAAAACCGTTTGATCGATGAGGAATTGGAGGAAGGATTTGGTGAAACTCGTGATTTTGCCGAGGAAGTAGCATTAAGAAAAAAAACACTCTTTGTTTACAATCTCTCTCCCAACGTAACAACACGTCAGAT CTCTGCTTACTACAAAAATGTTGGAGAAGTTTGCCGTGTTCGACTTGTTGTAAACCGCGAGGGTGAGCATGTGGGCTGTGGCTTTGTTGAGTTTGCTTCGGCTGTCGAAGCAAAGAAGGCGCTGCTGTACGAGAGTAGAGCTCTGAATATTCATATCATTTCTGACGTGGTTGAGATGTCTCCATACCCTATCCGACCAAA GTACAACCTTGCAGAGAAGCTCTG GAGGAACGAAGAATACCTTCTACCAGTAAGCCTTCCGATAGAAGGAGATTATTTGGAGAAACCGGAGGTGACTAAATTATTCTGCGGTAAGAGGATAACCTTCTCTGACGATGACTGA
- the LOC106293042 gene encoding nuclear localization sequence-binding protein-like isoform X2 translates to MASSSKKLAAEAKSSGKRKKSEDDLEQANLLVKRKLKDNLETKHMILKKHKVAVKKKTILVGRVPTHAGIADIIDFFKDVGQVVRVQRIMKPCLKANTRIALVKFASSNEAEKAAQKLENLQIFGQIIASYRPSRLKYCKDHIVWNKDYLLGKEDETPPNFVENVLFVSNLSPQTKIFHIIDYFSYVGEVVTVRLIVNPEGRRVGYGFVEFDSADAAHNALELMNGEYLLDHIVFLDVAKLPPYRLLHQYNLAEKLC, encoded by the exons ATGGCTAGTTCTTCGAAAAAATTGGCCGCAGAAGCTAAATCATCGG GCAAGCGAAAAAAGTCGGAAGATGATTTGGAGCAAGCTAATTTATTGG TGAAGCGCAAGCTGAAAGATAATTTGGAGACCAAACATATGATTCTGAAGAAACATAAG GTTGCTGTAAAAAAGAAAACGATCTTGGTTGGCCGAGTCCCTACCCATGCTGGTATAGCAGATATCATTGATTTCTTCAAAGATGTTGGACAAGTTGTTCGTGTTCAACGTATTATGAAACCCTGTCTGAAGGCGAATACTAGAATTGCCTTGGTTAAGTTTGCTTCTTCTAACGAAGCAGAGAAG GCTGCCCAAAAGCTTGAAAATTTGCAGATTTTTGGTCAGATTATTGCATCTTACCGTCCTTCACGACTCAA GTATTGCAAAGATCACATAGTCTG GAACAAAGATTACCTTCTAGGAAAAGAAGATGAGACACCTCCCAATTTTGTTGAG AATGTTCTCTTTGTTTCCAATCTCTCTCCTCAGACTAAAATATTTCATAT CATCGATTACTTCAGTTATGTTGGAGAAGTGGTTACTGTTCGACTTATTGTAAATCCCGAGGGTAGGCGTGTGGGCTATGGCTTTGTTGAATTTGATTCTGCCGATGCAGCACATAATGCGCTCGAACTTATGAATGGTGAATACTTGCTCGATCACATTGTTTTTCTTGATGTGGCTAAGCTACCTCCGTACCGTCTTCTACACCA GTACAACCTTGCAGAGAAGCTCTGCTAA
- the LOC106292210 gene encoding uncharacterized protein LOC106292210 — MVGQPLLKAGLRKSIGTGQTTLVWVDPWIPTTLARPAIPCGSSFNPSLRVSDLINPTTKEWNPELLQELVDPNDIPLIRSLKLMCSPRAIGYCWNHTTTGVYSVKTGYALALELSELT, encoded by the coding sequence ATGGTGGGCCAACCTCTCCTAAAGGCTGGCCTGCGTAAATCAATTGGAACGGGACAGACCACCCTAGTCTGGGTTGACCCATGGATTCCGACGACACTTGCGCGTCCTGCGATACCTTGTGGCTCTTCTTTCAACCCCTCGCTGCGCGTTAGTGATTTGATCAACCCAACCACAAAGGAGTGGAACCCTGAACTCCTTCAAGAGCTGGTCGACCCTAATGACATCCCACTTATTCGCAGCCTTAAGTTGATGTGCTCTCCCCGTGCCATTGGTTACTGCTGGAACCACACAACAACTGGAGTATACTCGGTAAAAACCGGATACGCCCTGGCCCTGGAATTATCAGAGCTTACATGA